TCGTTCAATATCGCCCGGGCATGTCGGAGATGAGGGATCACGATGGAGCCACCGACGACGAGCGCCACGTCGAAAGCTTCGGCAAACTCCGGCTCGGTTACTCCCGCTTCGCGGCACTGAAGCACATGGTAGGTGATGCAATCATTGCAGCGCAGGACCATCGAGGATGTGAGACCGAGAAGCTCCTTCGTCTTGGCCGATAGAGCGCCGTCGCGATAGACCCCGCTGTCCAAGTTGAAAAAGCGCTTCGTTTCTCTCGTACCCCCGGCGAGAATGGATTCGTTCATTTCGGTGCGAAAGCGGTTGAAGGCGTCGATTTTCTCTCCCATCGGTTCTCCTTTGCTTCAAGTTGCGATGCTACAATGGAAAATAACTCGTCTCACGGACGATTAGACACGGCTTATGTCCTCCCAACCCGAGCGGATCGGCAAGTACGAGATTCTCTCCGAGCTCGGGCGAGGTGCGATGGGTACGGTCTACAAAGCACGCGACCCCTCCCTCGACCGTCTCGTTGCCGTCAAGATGATGTCCGAGGAGCTGCTCATCGAGAAGGAGATGCGGGCCCGGTTCGACCGAGAGGCGAGATCGGCGGCGAACCTCCAGCATCCGAACATTGTCACCGTCTTCGATTTCGGCGAGGTCGCCCCCGATGGCGTTCCCTACATCGTCATGGAGCTGCTCGATGGTGTAAGTCTCGCGCAGCTCATGGAGTCTCACAGGCCCGAACGGCTGCAGGACAAGATCGATATCATCCTCCAAATCTGCCGCGGGCTCGATTTTGCGCACAAGCGAGGCGTGATCCACCGCGACGTCAAGCCGGGAAACATCCAGGTTCTTCCCGACGGGACGGCGAAGATCCTCGATTTCGGCGTGGCGCAGATGAGTGGGCCCACCAAGGATTTCAAGACGAAGACCGGCCTGGTATTGGGCACTCCCAACTATATGGCGCCGGAGCAGATCTCGACCGACACCGTGGACCATCGTGCCGACATGTGGGCCGTCGGCGTGATTGCCTATGAGCTCCTGACCGGCGACAGGCCGTTCGTCGCCACGACGGTTGCCAGCCTCGTCTATCAAATCGTTCACGCGACCCCCCGGCCGATGGACGGGCGAAAGCTGGGCGTTCCACCCGAGATCGTCGCCGTGATCGACCGGATTCTCGTCAAGCAGCCGAACGGGCGCTTTCGCGATCTGGCGGAAACGGCGAACGCCATCGAGAACGCCATGGGAGCTCCCTCTTCGTTCAAGGAACTGTCGAACGAGGCGCGGGCACGCGGTTACCGGACGAACCTCGAGCTGGCGAAGAGCCTGCTCTCCGGCGGACAACCGCAACGAGCCCTCGAGGCGGCTCGGCGGGCGCAGGCGCTCGAGCCCGCTCACGGCTCGGTCGTGGATCTCATACATGAGATCGAGGTGGCGCTCATTGATATTCAGACGGAGCCT
This window of the Vicinamibacteria bacterium genome carries:
- a CDS encoding carboxymuconolactone decarboxylase family protein produces the protein MGEKIDAFNRFRTEMNESILAGGTRETKRFFNLDSGVYRDGALSAKTKELLGLTSSMVLRCNDCITYHVLQCREAGVTEPEFAEAFDVALVVGGSIVIPHLRHARAILNELKEAGA